One stretch of Lacimicrobium alkaliphilum DNA includes these proteins:
- a CDS encoding 4-phosphoerythronate dehydrogenase, which yields MKIYCEDSLLYATEFFCDWGEVCLFSGRSVKPEDIQDADVLLVRSTTTVNQSLIGKCEKLQFVGTGTAGFNHLGTDYLDHRRIPWSAAPGCNAQAVAEYVISALFAQAQKFNWQLSEKRVGIVGAGQVGTALSQKLEALGVDYLLCDPPLAESGDRRAFVDMPDIMACDIISLHVPLIETGPYPTRHLFDGTLLASLDQQQLLINACRGEVVDNQALLDLCRAGSQPLLVMDVWENEPDICAELVPYTQLGTAHIAGHTLEGKARGTEILYQHLAGLLNKPVVHKLADFLPKPDVSELALQRSLPSQQALGELVFAIYDIRRDDADFRARVTTPGQFEYIRKHYAIRREFACAAVSTGNSAMTEAILGLGFSVYTS from the coding sequence ATGAAAATATACTGCGAAGACAGCCTGCTCTATGCCACAGAGTTTTTCTGTGACTGGGGTGAAGTGTGCCTTTTCAGCGGCCGCTCCGTTAAACCTGAAGACATTCAGGATGCCGATGTTCTGCTGGTGCGTTCCACTACTACAGTCAATCAGTCCCTGATTGGCAAATGTGAAAAACTGCAGTTTGTGGGCACCGGCACCGCCGGTTTTAATCATCTGGGCACGGATTATCTCGATCACCGCCGCATCCCCTGGTCAGCAGCACCGGGTTGCAATGCCCAGGCGGTGGCTGAGTATGTGATCAGTGCCTTGTTCGCCCAGGCGCAAAAATTTAACTGGCAACTGAGCGAAAAGCGAGTTGGCATAGTCGGCGCAGGGCAGGTGGGTACAGCGCTGAGCCAAAAATTAGAGGCACTGGGTGTGGATTATCTGCTTTGTGACCCGCCACTGGCTGAGTCCGGTGACCGGCGTGCCTTTGTGGATATGCCCGACATCATGGCCTGCGACATCATCAGCTTGCATGTGCCGCTAATAGAAACCGGTCCTTACCCGACACGCCATCTGTTTGATGGCACTCTGCTGGCGAGCCTCGATCAGCAACAACTGCTGATCAATGCCTGTCGTGGTGAAGTGGTGGACAATCAGGCCTTGCTTGACCTGTGTCGTGCAGGCTCTCAGCCGCTGCTGGTAATGGATGTATGGGAAAATGAGCCGGATATTTGTGCTGAGCTGGTGCCCTACACTCAGCTGGGCACAGCCCATATTGCCGGCCATACCCTTGAGGGGAAGGCCCGTGGTACCGAAATACTCTATCAGCATCTGGCCGGGCTGCTTAATAAGCCTGTGGTGCATAAACTGGCGGATTTTCTGCCAAAACCCGATGTCAGTGAACTGGCACTTCAGCGTTCTCTGCCCTCACAACAAGCACTGGGTGAACTGGTCTTTGCGATTTATGATATTCGCCGGGATGATGCGGACTTTCGGGCTCGGGTTACCACGCCCGGGCAGTTTGAATATATCCGCAAGCACTATGCTATAAGAAGAGAATTTGCTTGTGCTGCAGTTAGCACTGGAAATTCAGCGATGACAGAGGCAATCTTAGGCCTCGGATTTTCTGTTTACACCTCATAG
- a CDS encoding aspartate-semialdehyde dehydrogenase, translating to MSRAFDVAVLGATGLVGQHMIEILEQRDFPINKLYPLASARSAGGTVSFKGKDVQVEDAENFDWSQVQLGFFSAGGSVSAKYAPLAAEAGCVVIDNTSQYRYEPDIPLVVPEVNAHALADFRNRNIIANPNCSTIQMLVALKPIQDAVGIDRINVSTYQSVSGAGKTAMEELARQTADLLSSKEIKPSAFSRQIAFNAIPQIDVFLENDYTKEEMKMHWETQKIMGDEGIRVNATAVRVPVFYGHGEAIHLETRQPIDIEEVKNLLENAPGVVLMRDPADFPTQVGNASGKDEVFVGRVRQDLSHPNGINLWVVSDNVRKGAATNSIQIAEVLIRDYM from the coding sequence ATGTCCCGTGCTTTTGATGTTGCCGTTTTAGGTGCCACAGGCCTGGTTGGCCAACATATGATTGAAATTCTTGAGCAAAGAGATTTTCCGATCAATAAACTTTATCCTCTGGCCAGTGCGCGGTCTGCCGGTGGTACGGTGAGCTTTAAGGGCAAAGATGTGCAGGTAGAGGATGCCGAGAACTTTGACTGGTCACAGGTACAGCTTGGCTTTTTCTCTGCAGGGGGCAGTGTCTCGGCTAAATATGCACCTCTGGCGGCAGAGGCTGGTTGTGTGGTCATCGATAATACCTCCCAGTATCGCTATGAGCCGGATATCCCGCTGGTGGTGCCTGAGGTGAACGCCCATGCCCTGGCGGATTTTCGTAATCGCAATATTATCGCTAACCCTAACTGCTCGACGATTCAGATGCTGGTGGCGCTTAAACCCATTCAGGATGCGGTGGGTATAGATCGCATTAATGTGTCCACCTATCAGTCGGTATCCGGAGCCGGCAAGACGGCGATGGAAGAGCTTGCCAGGCAGACCGCCGATTTGCTCAGCTCAAAGGAAATTAAGCCCAGCGCCTTTAGTCGTCAGATTGCCTTTAACGCGATCCCACAGATCGATGTGTTTCTGGAGAATGATTACACTAAAGAAGAAATGAAAATGCACTGGGAAACCCAGAAAATCATGGGTGATGAGGGCATTCGTGTTAACGCTACTGCAGTAAGGGTACCGGTGTTTTACGGCCATGGTGAAGCAATTCATCTGGAAACCCGTCAGCCGATTGATATTGAAGAAGTGAAAAACCTGCTGGAAAATGCGCCGGGGGTGGTATTGATGCGTGACCCAGCTGATTTCCCGACTCAGGTGGGTAATGCCAGTGGTAAGGATGAGGTATTTGTGGGCAGGGTTCGTCAGGATCTGTCACATCCCAATGGCATCAATTTGTGGGTCGTGTCGGACAATGTCCGTAAAGGTGCGGCCACCAACAGTATCCAGATAGCAGAAGTGCTGATCCGCGATTATATGTAA
- a CDS encoding DEAD/DEAH box helicase — protein MLFNELGLSAELLRAVSQQGYTQPTPIQAKAIPEILKGSDVLAGAQTGTGKTAGFTLPLLQRLGETTPKDGKRPVRALVLTPTRELAAQVSESVRAYGKNLPLKSAVIFGGVSINPQISALRRGVDILVATPGRLLDHVGQKTLDLSKVEILVLDEADRMLDMGFIHDIKKVLALLPKARQNLLFSATFSDEIKRLADGLLNNPVLIEVARRNTASETVEQIIHPVDKSNKRKLLSYLIGSENWQQVLVFTRTKHGANRLAQQLDKDGLSSAAIHGNKSQGARTRALADFKSGKVRVLVATDIAARGLDIDHLPHVVNYELPNVPEDYVHRIGRTGRAGNEGKAVSLLSIDENKLIRDIERLLKRQLPREVIAGFEPDPNAKPEPEVSRPRTNQGRNRPAGRARSGNGNGNGAYAGNGRSRNPSRQSRGATA, from the coding sequence ATGTTATTTAACGAACTCGGCCTTTCGGCTGAACTTTTGCGTGCCGTTTCCCAGCAGGGTTACACTCAGCCTACCCCTATTCAGGCCAAGGCCATTCCCGAAATTCTCAAAGGCAGCGATGTATTGGCGGGCGCGCAAACCGGCACCGGTAAAACCGCCGGTTTTACTCTGCCGCTGCTGCAACGCCTCGGCGAAACAACGCCCAAAGACGGCAAGCGCCCGGTGCGGGCGCTGGTGCTAACTCCTACCCGTGAACTGGCGGCGCAGGTGAGCGAAAGCGTGCGTGCTTATGGTAAGAACCTGCCGCTGAAAAGTGCAGTGATCTTTGGCGGTGTCAGTATCAACCCGCAAATCTCGGCACTGCGCCGGGGTGTGGATATTCTGGTGGCAACACCGGGGCGATTGCTGGATCATGTGGGCCAGAAAACCCTGGATCTGTCGAAGGTGGAAATTCTGGTACTGGATGAAGCGGATCGTATGCTCGATATGGGCTTTATCCATGACATTAAAAAGGTGCTGGCATTATTACCCAAAGCCCGTCAGAACCTGTTATTTTCGGCGACATTTTCCGACGAAATCAAGCGCCTGGCCGATGGTCTGCTGAACAACCCGGTACTGATCGAAGTGGCCCGCCGGAATACGGCATCAGAAACCGTCGAGCAGATCATTCACCCGGTTGATAAGAGTAACAAGCGCAAGCTGCTCTCTTACCTGATTGGTTCTGAAAACTGGCAGCAGGTACTGGTATTTACCCGTACTAAACATGGTGCCAATCGCCTGGCGCAGCAACTGGATAAAGATGGTCTGAGCTCAGCGGCTATTCACGGCAACAAGAGCCAGGGTGCCCGCACCCGCGCGCTGGCCGATTTTAAATCCGGTAAAGTGCGCGTGCTGGTGGCCACCGATATCGCCGCCAGGGGGCTGGATATCGATCATCTGCCTCATGTGGTCAACTATGAACTGCCTAATGTTCCGGAAGATTATGTACATCGCATTGGTCGTACAGGTCGTGCGGGTAATGAGGGTAAGGCGGTTTCCTTGTTAAGTATCGACGAGAATAAATTGATTCGGGATATTGAACGTTTGCTTAAACGTCAGTTGCCCAGAGAGGTTATCGCCGGTTTTGAACCTGATCCGAATGCCAAACCTGAGCCAGAGGTCAGCCGGCCGCGCACAAATCAGGGGCGCAACAGACCAGCAGGAAGGGCCAGAAGTGGTAACGGTAATGGCAATGGTGCTTATGCCGGTAACGGCCGTAGCCGCAATCCTTCCAGGCAAAGCCGCGGCGCCACCGCCTGA
- the fabB gene encoding beta-ketoacyl-ACP synthase I, with product MKRAVITGLGIVSSIGNDKDQVLQSLRQGKSGIRYSQQFADMGLRSQVWGNIELDVKDHIDRKALRFMGEAAAYAYIAMQQAIDDAGIGEELVSNVRTGLVAGSGGASSKNQVEAADILREKGVKRVGPYMVPRTMSSTVSACLATPFKIKGINYSISSACATSAHCIGHALEQIQLGKQDMVFAGGGEEVDWTLAMEFDAMGALSTRYNASPDKASRTYDADRDGFVISGGGGMVIVEELEHALARGAKIYAEIIGYGATSDGYDMVAPSGEGAIRCMQQAMEGVEDKIDYLNTHGTSTPVGDVKELEAIQQVFGGKSPAISATKAMTGHALGAAGVHEAIYSMLMMENGFIAPSVNVSNLDEKAEGLDIVTQARDASINTVMSNSFGFGGTNATLVLRRFEK from the coding sequence ATGAAAAGAGCGGTGATTACAGGACTGGGGATTGTTTCCAGTATTGGTAACGACAAAGATCAGGTTCTGCAGTCCCTGCGCCAGGGCAAAAGCGGTATTCGCTATTCCCAGCAGTTTGCCGATATGGGTTTGCGCAGCCAGGTGTGGGGGAATATCGAACTGGATGTGAAAGACCATATCGATCGCAAGGCATTGCGTTTTATGGGCGAGGCAGCGGCCTATGCTTATATCGCTATGCAGCAGGCCATTGATGATGCGGGGATCGGCGAAGAGCTGGTGTCCAATGTGCGTACCGGGCTGGTGGCAGGCTCCGGCGGCGCTTCTTCCAAGAATCAGGTGGAAGCAGCGGATATTCTGCGCGAGAAAGGCGTAAAACGTGTAGGCCCTTATATGGTGCCCCGCACCATGAGCAGCACAGTCTCTGCCTGTCTGGCCACGCCGTTTAAGATTAAAGGCATCAACTACTCTATTTCATCAGCCTGTGCCACCAGCGCTCATTGTATCGGCCATGCGCTGGAGCAGATTCAGCTTGGCAAACAGGATATGGTGTTTGCCGGTGGTGGTGAAGAAGTGGACTGGACCCTGGCAATGGAGTTTGATGCCATGGGTGCACTTTCGACCCGCTATAACGCGTCACCGGATAAGGCATCACGAACCTATGACGCCGATCGCGACGGTTTTGTCATCTCCGGCGGTGGCGGCATGGTGATTGTCGAAGAACTGGAACATGCGCTGGCCCGTGGTGCTAAGATCTATGCCGAGATCATCGGCTACGGTGCCACCTCTGACGGTTATGATATGGTCGCCCCCTCAGGTGAGGGCGCAATACGCTGTATGCAACAGGCTATGGAAGGGGTGGAAGATAAGATTGATTATCTGAACACTCATGGCACGTCTACGCCGGTAGGCGATGTCAAAGAGCTCGAAGCGATTCAGCAGGTATTCGGCGGCAAGTCACCGGCCATCAGCGCCACTAAGGCCATGACCGGCCACGCATTAGGCGCGGCTGGTGTACATGAAGCCATCTACAGCATGCTGATGATGGAAAACGGCTTTATCGCCCCCTCGGTGAATGTCAGCAATCTGGATGAAAAAGCCGAAGGCCTGGATATTGTCACCCAGGCCCGTGACGCCAGTATCAATACCGTGATGTCCAACAGTTTCGGCTTTGGCGGCACCAACGCCACTCTGGTACTGCGCCGTTTCGAAAAGTAA
- a CDS encoding FlgO family outer membrane protein → MRRLLIIFLPALVLQGCSVTLDSPLLGREQADTPVQTPEPEQQRPVNGIWYQPTLTEQQEQVDSDAWVLRSADNSYQASYIHKTLNDYAEQLAMGLVHNLAVIKGQGRVAVGSFVELDSELTNTTVLGNQLAEKLIAQLQDFGLAVVDIKTMPTIMVGRDGDRVFSREVRALSGELQLDYVVSGTLIRNARGIQINSRMVSLKDQQVVASASGFIPNVVAQSLVPMMVQL, encoded by the coding sequence TTTTGCCTGCTTTAGTGTTGCAGGGGTGCTCGGTGACACTGGATTCACCTCTGCTTGGGCGCGAGCAGGCTGATACGCCGGTGCAAACGCCTGAGCCAGAACAACAGCGGCCGGTTAACGGAATATGGTATCAACCTACGCTCACCGAACAGCAGGAGCAGGTTGACTCAGATGCATGGGTATTGCGCAGTGCCGATAACAGTTATCAGGCCAGTTACATTCACAAAACCCTGAATGACTATGCCGAGCAACTGGCCATGGGCCTGGTGCATAATCTGGCTGTGATAAAAGGCCAGGGGCGTGTGGCGGTAGGTTCATTTGTGGAGCTCGACAGTGAGCTTACCAATACCACCGTGCTGGGCAATCAACTGGCTGAGAAGCTGATCGCGCAGTTGCAGGACTTTGGCCTGGCCGTGGTGGATATCAAAACCATGCCCACTATCATGGTTGGGCGAGACGGAGACCGGGTTTTCAGCCGTGAAGTCAGGGCGCTGAGTGGTGAACTGCAACTGGATTATGTGGTTTCAGGTACGCTGATCCGCAACGCCAGGGGCATTCAGATAAACAGCCGCATGGTGTCACTCAAAGATCAGCAGGTGGTGGCCAGCGCCTCGGGATTTATCCCTAACGTGGTGGCACAGTCGCTGGTACCGATGATGGTGCAGCTTTAA
- the mnmC gene encoding bifunctional tRNA (5-methylaminomethyl-2-thiouridine)(34)-methyltransferase MnmD/FAD-dependent 5-carboxymethylaminomethyl-2-thiouridine(34) oxidoreductase MnmC, producing MPIKNAQISYNDNGTPVAEAFGDVYFSNHNGLQESQYVFLQHNDLSQRFRLLQDDDDFTVIETGFGTGLNFLACWQALDKLHIEQQCGPGRLYFISTEKYPLSENDIQQALDHWPELKDYSQQLIRQYPDLTPGCHRLVFHCRGYELILDLHFGDIGQLLPAMHCPQTGLADAWFLDGFAPGKNPDMWTEELYRQMVRLAKPGCTFATFTAAGAVRRGLQQAGFEVTKCPGFGTKRDMLAGVLHSKAEPEVIKPWYIRHTSVAQEVTVVGGGLAGANLCYALCRRGLKVRLFTESLAGDASGNPQGGFYPQLHTQGNISSHFMAQAFGYAQRLYRHLASADDFAHQFCGVLQLGFNPKELARLEKLADKGHWPESLVHPVSAAQASKIAGLPLPYPGLFIAKGGWINPAGLIEALLRACGDKLQVETGRTLRALTRERDQWLLHWQSGGRHQADCLVLATGARSAGIGPISALPLRPVRGQVEAIPEQGVLNALSTVLCHKGYLTPAFEGCHAMGSTYVKNDQNCDYRRDEELQNLQTQQKALADCDWVHQLAAKQQGRASVRLSTPDHLPVMGAMPDIQAQRRAYGELRKGHKDEHYPPAQDLPGLFILCGLGSRGLCTAPILAEALACQLNGNPMPLDGTTLAALNPNRFLIRELIRQPG from the coding sequence ATGCCCATTAAAAACGCACAAATCAGTTATAACGACAACGGAACCCCTGTCGCAGAGGCCTTTGGCGATGTGTATTTTTCCAACCACAATGGCCTGCAGGAAAGCCAATATGTGTTTCTGCAACATAATGACCTCTCTCAGCGATTTCGTCTGTTACAGGATGATGACGATTTTACAGTGATAGAAACCGGTTTTGGCACAGGCCTGAATTTTCTTGCCTGCTGGCAGGCTCTGGACAAGCTTCACATCGAACAGCAATGCGGACCGGGGCGCTTGTACTTTATCTCCACCGAAAAATACCCGCTATCAGAAAACGACATACAACAGGCTTTGGATCACTGGCCTGAGCTCAAAGACTATAGTCAGCAGTTGATTAGGCAGTACCCGGATCTGACGCCGGGGTGCCACCGGCTGGTCTTTCACTGTCGGGGTTATGAGCTGATACTGGATCTGCATTTTGGCGATATTGGCCAGCTGTTACCGGCTATGCACTGCCCGCAAACCGGACTGGCCGATGCCTGGTTTTTAGATGGCTTTGCACCGGGTAAGAATCCGGATATGTGGACAGAGGAGCTGTACCGGCAAATGGTAAGACTGGCGAAACCAGGCTGTACCTTTGCCACCTTTACCGCTGCCGGAGCAGTGCGCCGTGGCCTGCAACAGGCAGGATTTGAGGTAACCAAGTGCCCCGGGTTTGGCACTAAGCGGGATATGCTCGCTGGCGTGCTGCACAGCAAAGCTGAGCCTGAGGTGATCAAACCCTGGTATATCCGCCATACATCTGTGGCGCAGGAGGTCACCGTTGTGGGCGGTGGTCTGGCCGGGGCCAATCTGTGCTATGCCCTGTGTCGCCGTGGCTTAAAGGTCAGGCTTTTTACCGAAAGCCTTGCCGGCGATGCTTCCGGCAACCCGCAAGGTGGGTTTTACCCCCAGTTACATACCCAGGGCAATATCAGCAGCCATTTCATGGCTCAGGCCTTTGGCTATGCTCAACGTCTATACCGGCATCTGGCCAGTGCAGATGATTTTGCCCATCAATTCTGCGGGGTGCTGCAACTGGGCTTTAATCCCAAAGAGCTGGCGAGGCTGGAGAAACTGGCGGATAAAGGCCACTGGCCAGAATCCCTGGTGCACCCTGTCAGCGCTGCTCAGGCCAGTAAAATCGCTGGTCTGCCCCTGCCCTATCCGGGCCTGTTTATTGCCAAGGGCGGCTGGATCAATCCGGCGGGACTGATAGAGGCATTACTCAGGGCCTGTGGCGACAAGCTTCAGGTTGAAACGGGCAGAACACTTAGGGCCTTAACAAGGGAACGGGATCAGTGGCTGTTGCACTGGCAAAGCGGTGGCCGGCATCAGGCTGACTGCCTGGTGCTGGCCACCGGCGCCAGAAGTGCCGGAATAGGTCCCATCTCAGCACTGCCACTGCGGCCGGTACGGGGTCAGGTAGAAGCCATCCCCGAACAGGGTGTGCTGAATGCGCTTAGTACCGTGCTGTGTCACAAAGGCTACCTGACCCCCGCCTTTGAAGGCTGTCATGCAATGGGGTCAACCTATGTTAAGAATGATCAGAACTGCGATTATCGCCGGGACGAAGAGCTGCAGAATCTGCAGACCCAACAAAAGGCGCTGGCCGATTGTGACTGGGTTCACCAGCTCGCAGCAAAGCAACAAGGGCGGGCTTCTGTCAGACTCAGTACACCGGATCATCTGCCGGTAATGGGCGCCATGCCGGACATACAAGCCCAGCGCCGGGCTTATGGGGAGTTGCGTAAGGGACACAAGGATGAGCATTATCCACCAGCACAGGATCTGCCGGGGTTATTTATTCTCTGCGGTCTGGGCTCCAGAGGATTATGCACAGCCCCGATACTCGCTGAGGCGCTGGCTTGCCAGCTAAACGGCAACCCTATGCCGCTGGATGGCACCACGCTGGCCGCGTTAAATCCTAATCGCTTTCTGATTCGTGAACTGATACGCCAGCCAGGGTAA
- a CDS encoding family 43 glycosylhydrolase, whose product MQSTTRSPLGKLQCLLLIMLIISSGPALSLELTGITNSHDPSTLIRDQDTYFQFTTGNGVWFSRSTDLKHWDNPGTIFGAGWPSWISSAVPEFEGHFWAPDAIQMGDYFYVYYSVSTFGSSRSAIGVARTQSLKNPNWQDIGMVVQSHGGADEINAIDPALFRDHDGKVYMSYGSWFGGLGVAEINQTTGKLAGTVSHIYGGGHQSIEAPYITRQGDYYYLFFTRGLCCRGEDSTYEVQVARATSVFGPYTEERNLLPNQVENRKGPGHIGVLKEQGCNYVSTHYYDLNDNGAAKLDIQRMSFVDDWPSMSSDFSSANSCGGVSDGLYRLVSQHSGKPLEIQNAATDNGGNVVQYDFFGGLHQKWYVIRQDTSTYSLINANSLKSMDVWEGSHEPGANIAQWQYWGSEGQQWRINFDGNQVEIKSKLSDLVLDVNAKSQANSANIIQWTPNGGANQRWLMIRQY is encoded by the coding sequence ATGCAATCAACTACGCGTTCGCCACTCGGTAAACTCCAGTGTCTTCTGCTTATCATGCTGATTATAAGTAGCGGCCCGGCACTCTCTCTCGAGCTTACAGGCATTACGAACTCCCACGATCCTTCTACATTAATCCGTGATCAGGACACCTATTTCCAGTTCACAACGGGAAATGGCGTATGGTTCAGCCGCTCAACCGATCTAAAGCACTGGGACAACCCGGGCACCATTTTTGGTGCCGGCTGGCCGAGCTGGATCAGCAGTGCCGTGCCTGAATTTGAAGGGCATTTCTGGGCACCCGATGCTATTCAGATGGGCGACTACTTCTATGTCTATTACTCTGTATCAACCTTCGGCAGTTCCCGCTCCGCGATTGGCGTAGCGCGCACTCAGTCACTGAAAAATCCGAACTGGCAGGACATCGGCATGGTAGTGCAATCTCATGGTGGTGCCGATGAAATCAATGCCATTGATCCGGCCCTGTTTCGCGATCATGACGGCAAGGTCTATATGTCGTACGGTTCCTGGTTTGGCGGACTGGGGGTCGCGGAGATCAACCAGACAACGGGCAAATTAGCCGGGACCGTCAGCCATATTTACGGGGGTGGACATCAATCTATTGAGGCGCCTTATATTACCCGCCAGGGCGATTACTATTATTTGTTTTTCACCCGTGGTTTGTGTTGCCGGGGTGAAGACAGCACCTATGAGGTTCAGGTAGCCCGCGCTACCAGCGTATTTGGCCCCTACACTGAAGAGCGTAACCTGCTGCCAAACCAGGTGGAAAATCGCAAAGGCCCCGGCCATATAGGTGTATTAAAGGAACAAGGGTGTAACTATGTTTCTACCCACTACTATGATCTTAATGATAATGGCGCGGCCAAACTGGATATCCAGCGAATGAGCTTTGTCGACGACTGGCCATCAATGAGTTCTGATTTCAGTTCGGCTAACAGCTGCGGCGGGGTGAGTGATGGCTTGTATCGTCTGGTGTCTCAGCATAGTGGTAAACCCCTGGAGATCCAGAATGCGGCAACAGACAACGGCGGTAACGTTGTGCAGTATGATTTTTTTGGCGGCCTGCATCAGAAGTGGTATGTGATCCGCCAGGATACCTCAACCTACAGTCTGATTAATGCCAACAGCCTCAAGAGTATGGATGTCTGGGAAGGCAGCCATGAGCCCGGCGCCAATATTGCCCAGTGGCAGTACTGGGGCAGCGAAGGGCAACAATGGCGCATCAATTTTGACGGCAATCAGGTGGAAATTAAGTCAAAACTCAGTGACCTGGTATTAGATGTAAACGCCAAGAGCCAGGCCAATTCAGCCAATATCATTCAATGGACCCCAAATGGCGGCGCAAACCAGCGCTGGCTGATGATTCGTCAATACTGA